The following are encoded together in the Lathyrus oleraceus cultivar Zhongwan6 chromosome 3, CAAS_Psat_ZW6_1.0, whole genome shotgun sequence genome:
- the LOC127131370 gene encoding protein NRT1/ PTR FAMILY 4.2: MSLICLDPELSNVESGKYTTDRSNHSGIKAASLACVVEIMQSLIVSCNAVTLGDYFYRSMHYPVAHSSTMVTNLLGTASMLSIIWAFISDSYITRFTTFVISGGLQLMGLVMLTYQSQNPNLQPLENETPSNTQALYLYIGLYCTAMGMGGIKSTLAAHGADQLDQTNKSLISSYFNWYFFSLCIGALLSTTVMVSIERKYGWSTSFMIMAFVTSLLLCTFVSGYSLYKYKRPAGSPVSRIIKVLVASVKNIKISTTGSLNHDVTEQLLPREQTHNKFKFLNKALMDQNLGDAQVKETKTFLGLLPIFVTTIMMSCSLAQSLTFLVQQGNLMNRKIFSFTIATQSLGIVPIIISLIFIITFEQFKKMNKKKGTTTNHKIYQPLFRMGIGLAMVSISMLVASIMEYKRLEAFKKGNTLSVFWLLFQYILLGLSDILTVEGMIEFFYSEAPESMKSICTALSWCSGSMGMFVSSVLVTTSNSISGRFGMEWFGGKDLNHSRLDLFYALLCVINIFNFLLFVYFAKKY; encoded by the exons ATGAGTTTAATTTGTCTT GATCCAGAGTTAAGCAATGTTGAAAGTGGTAAATATACTACAGACCGAAGCAACCATAGTGGAATAAAAGCTGCTTCTCTTGCATGTG TTGTAGAGATAATGCAGAGCTTGATCGTCTCATGCAATGCAGTGACATTAGGTGACTATTTTTATAGGTCAATGCATTATCCAGTTGCTCATTCTTCAACCATGGTTACCAACTTATTGGGAACGGCTTCTATGTTGAGCATTATTTGGGCATTTATTAGTGACTCTTACATTACAAGATTCACAACATTTGTAATTTCTGGTGGCTTACAATTAATG GGACTAGTCATGCTTACATATcaatcacaaaaccctaatttacaACCACTAGAAAATGAAACACCATCAAACACTCAAGCTCTTTATCTTTACATTGGACTTTATTGTACAGCCATGGGAATGGGTGGAATCAAATCTACCTTGGCTGCACATGGAGCCGATCAACTTGATCAAACCAACAAGAGCCTAATTTCCTCTTACTTCAATTGGTATTTTTTCAGTTTATGCATAGGAGCTCTTCTTTCAACAACTGTTATGGTTTCAATTGAACGAAAATATGGATGGAGTACAAGTTTCATGATAATGGCTTTTGTTACAAGCTTATTATTGTGCACTTTCGTGTCTGGATATTCTTTGTATAAATATAAACGCCCCGCTGGAAGTCCTGTGTCTCGGATCATTAAG GTACTTGTTGCTTCAGTAAAAAATATAAAGATTTCAACTACTGGAAGTTTGAATCATGATGTCACAGAACAATTACTTCCTAGAGAGCAAACTCATAATAAATTCAA ATTTCTGAACAAAGCATTGATGGATCAAAACCTTGGTGATGCTCAAGTTAAGGAAACAAAAACCTTCCTAGGGCTTCTTCCAATTTTTGTCACAACAATCATGATGAGTTGTAGTTTAGCACAAAGCTTAACATTCTTAGTACAACAAGGGAATCTCATGAACCGGAAGATATTTAGTTTCACAATCGCCACACAATCTCTAGGAATAGTTCCAATTATTATCTCACTTATATTCATAATCACGTTTGAACAATTCAAAAAGATGAACAAAAAGAAAGGTACAACAACAAACCATAAAATCTACCAACCACTTTTTAGAATGGGAATAGGATTAGCAATGGTATCAATATCAATGCTTGTGGCCTCAATCATGGAATATAAGAGGCTTGAAGCATTCAAGAAAGGGAATACACTTTCTGTGTTTTGGTTACTGTTCCAATATATTTTATTAGGGTTATCTGATATACTTACAGTGGAGGGAATGATTGAATTTTTCTACTCAGAAGCACCTGAAAGTATGAAAAGTATTTGTACGGCATTATCTTGGTGTTCAGGCTCTATGGGGATGTTTGTGAGTTCTGTGTTGGTGACTACAAGTAATTCAATTAGTGGAAGATTTGGAATGGAATGGTTTGGTGGAAAAGATTTGAATCATTCTAGGTTAGACCTTTTTTATGCTCTTCTTTGTGTTATCAACATTTTCAATTTTCTCCTTTTTGTTTACTTTGCCAAGAAGTACTAA